A single genomic interval of Microbacterium sp. BLY harbors:
- the folE gene encoding GTP cyclohydrolase I has protein sequence MTVDKERVERLTRELLEAIGEDPDRPGIKQTPSRMAELYAEFFAGVGEDPAEPLAHTISVTRGPAPDTLPSGAVLLRDIRFRSVCEHHLLPFAGHAHIAYLPGEQVVGLGALVRVVEILAARPQVQERLGEQIADTIADNLDARGVLVVLDASHGCVTMRGGRQTEASTLTIAARGVYTDPVARAELVTLIGMAVPGAGSARA, from the coding sequence GTGACCGTCGACAAGGAACGCGTCGAACGGCTCACCCGGGAGCTCCTGGAGGCCATCGGCGAAGACCCCGATCGTCCCGGCATCAAGCAGACGCCGTCGCGCATGGCGGAGCTCTACGCGGAGTTCTTCGCCGGCGTCGGGGAGGACCCGGCAGAGCCCCTCGCGCACACGATCAGCGTGACCCGAGGTCCTGCGCCGGACACCCTGCCGTCCGGCGCCGTGCTCCTGCGCGACATCCGCTTCCGCTCCGTGTGCGAGCATCACCTCCTGCCCTTCGCGGGGCATGCGCACATCGCTTACCTGCCGGGAGAGCAGGTCGTCGGCCTCGGTGCGCTCGTCCGCGTCGTCGAGATCCTCGCCGCGCGCCCGCAGGTGCAGGAGCGGCTGGGGGAGCAGATCGCCGACACGATCGCGGACAACCTCGATGCCCGGGGTGTGCTCGTGGTGCTCGATGCCAGCCACGGCTGCGTGACGATGCGGGGCGGGCGGCAGACCGAGGCGTCGACCCTGACGATCGCGGCGCGCGGCGTCTACACGGACCCGGTGGCGCGCGCGGAGCTCGTGACCCTGATCGGCATGGCGGTGCCCGGCGCCGGATCGGCGCGCGCATGA
- the folP gene encoding dihydropteroate synthase: MTGIWGIVNITPDSFSDGGRYFDTDRAVAHGLRLWAEGASVLDVGGESTRPGAERVGAEEEQRRVLPVVEQLAAAGVPVSIDTVNAATAAAAVRAGARIVNDVSGGLADPEMRAAVAESGADFAIGHWRGFSADMYANADYRRVAREVAGELRERMGEAAAAGIAPSRLIVDPGIGFAKRGAQNWDVLRGLDEIVALGPRVLIGTSRKRFLAEVLQAAAPGGDDASEARRDLATAVTSALAMRAGVWAVRVHDVAATRDALAISRAWEG; encoded by the coding sequence ATGACCGGCATCTGGGGCATCGTCAACATCACCCCCGACTCCTTCAGCGACGGCGGCCGGTACTTCGACACGGACCGGGCGGTCGCCCACGGCCTCCGCCTGTGGGCCGAGGGGGCGTCGGTCCTCGACGTGGGCGGGGAGTCGACCAGGCCGGGTGCGGAGCGCGTGGGCGCGGAGGAGGAGCAGCGTCGTGTGCTCCCCGTCGTCGAGCAGCTCGCGGCGGCCGGCGTGCCGGTCAGCATCGACACCGTGAACGCCGCGACCGCGGCGGCCGCGGTCCGCGCGGGAGCCCGCATCGTGAACGACGTCTCCGGCGGGCTCGCCGATCCGGAGATGCGCGCCGCCGTCGCCGAGTCGGGAGCCGACTTCGCCATCGGGCACTGGCGCGGCTTCTCCGCCGACATGTACGCGAACGCCGACTACCGCCGCGTCGCGCGCGAGGTCGCCGGGGAGCTGCGTGAGCGCATGGGAGAGGCCGCAGCGGCGGGCATCGCGCCGTCCCGCCTCATCGTCGACCCCGGGATCGGTTTCGCCAAGCGCGGCGCGCAGAACTGGGACGTGCTGCGCGGGCTGGACGAGATCGTCGCCCTCGGACCGCGCGTGCTGATCGGCACGTCCCGGAAGCGGTTCCTCGCCGAGGTGCTGCAGGCTGCGGCCCCGGGCGGCGACGACGCGTCCGAAGCGCGCCGCGACCTCGCGACCGCCGTCACCAGCGCGCTCGCGATGCGGGCAGGCGTCTGGGCGGTGCGGGTGCACGACGTCGCGGCCACGCGGGACGCGCTCGCGATCTCCCGCGCCTGGGAAGGCTGA
- the folB gene encoding dihydroneopterin aldolase: MDFLDEIVLTGLTVFGRHGVYAHEREEGQEFTVDLRLRLSLEQASASDDVADTVHYGELAERVAAVVAGEPVNLIETLAERIAAVALDDRRVQQVSVTVHKPHAPIPQNFADVAVTVHRTRAPESLEDITA, from the coding sequence ATGGACTTCCTCGACGAGATCGTGCTGACCGGGCTGACGGTGTTCGGACGCCATGGCGTCTACGCGCACGAGCGGGAGGAGGGGCAGGAGTTCACGGTCGACCTCCGCCTGCGCCTCTCCCTCGAACAGGCCTCGGCCTCCGACGATGTCGCCGACACCGTGCACTACGGCGAGCTGGCGGAGCGCGTGGCCGCGGTCGTCGCGGGCGAGCCGGTGAACCTCATCGAGACGCTGGCCGAGCGCATCGCCGCCGTGGCGCTCGACGATCGTCGCGTCCAGCAGGTGTCGGTGACGGTGCACAAGCCGCACGCCCCGATCCCGCAGAACTTCGCCGACGTCGCCGTGACGGTGCACCGCACACGGGCGCCGGAGTCACTGGAGGACATCACCGCATGA
- the folK gene encoding 2-amino-4-hydroxy-6-hydroxymethyldihydropteridine diphosphokinase translates to MSRNLTRPPEAPAPRAPRPETVAVVALGANLGDREETIRAAAARLARLPLVSDVRLSRLFETVALRLDGPDPDAPGYVNAVALVTTRLAPEILLGMLHAIEDEYGRVREERWGDRTLDLDLIAYGDVVSDDPRLELPHPRAAERLFVLEPWLDVDPDAELAGAGRVADLAAGLRARGEG, encoded by the coding sequence ATGAGCCGCAACCTCACGCGCCCTCCGGAGGCCCCGGCACCGCGGGCCCCGCGGCCGGAGACGGTCGCGGTCGTGGCGCTTGGCGCGAACCTCGGCGACCGGGAGGAGACGATCCGGGCCGCGGCCGCGCGCCTCGCTCGGCTGCCGCTCGTGTCGGATGTGCGGCTCTCGCGGCTCTTCGAGACGGTGGCGCTGCGGCTGGACGGGCCCGACCCGGATGCGCCGGGATACGTCAACGCCGTGGCCCTCGTGACCACGCGGCTCGCCCCCGAGATCCTGCTCGGCATGCTGCACGCCATCGAGGACGAGTACGGCCGGGTCCGGGAGGAGCGCTGGGGTGACCGCACCCTCGACCTCGATCTCATCGCCTACGGCGACGTCGTCTCGGACGATCCGCGTCTCGAGCTCCCCCACCCGCGGGCGGCGGAGCGTCTCTTCGTGCTGGAGCCGTGGCTCGACGTCGATCCGGACGCGGAGCTCGCGGGGGCCGGCCGGGTCGCCGACCTGGCGGCCGGTCTGCGCGCGCGGGGCGAGGGATGA
- a CDS encoding DUF3180 family protein: MKRTSAGLLAVLALIGAGAGFALDQMLTATGRATFTPSLLLPVLLVLIAAAALAVAWPVRRSVRSGVRIDPFRALRAATLARASSLLGAIMAGFGAGLLVFLLTRPIDPPIGSTVAMVALIASALVLVVAALVAEQFCTLPKDPDDSEPRDRAPEPGGGH, from the coding sequence ATGAAGCGCACCTCCGCCGGGCTGCTCGCGGTCCTCGCCCTCATCGGTGCGGGCGCCGGGTTCGCCCTCGACCAGATGCTCACGGCGACGGGACGCGCCACCTTCACGCCGTCGCTGCTGCTGCCCGTCCTGCTCGTGCTCATCGCCGCCGCCGCGCTCGCGGTCGCCTGGCCGGTGCGTCGGAGCGTGCGCTCCGGCGTGCGCATCGACCCGTTCCGGGCGCTGCGAGCGGCGACCCTCGCGCGGGCGTCGAGCCTGCTCGGGGCGATCATGGCGGGGTTCGGGGCGGGGCTGCTGGTCTTCCTCCTCACGCGCCCCATCGATCCCCCGATAGGGTCGACTGTGGCGATGGTGGCGCTGATCGCGAGTGCGCTCGTGCTCGTCGTCGCCGCTCTCGTCGCCGAACAGTTCTGCACCCTGCCGAAGGATCCTGATGACTCAGAACCCAGAGACCGCGCCCCTGAACCCGGCGGAGGGCACTGA
- a CDS encoding PH domain-containing protein, whose product MTQNPETAPLNPAEGTDLGALDQGTYTRLRTARNEARLELDGTWHQISPRYVVSQIVQNAIFLALVVAAAVVLNVVLEQDWVWIPAGVIILITLVTLIILPRQARAIGYMLRADDIVFRKGILWQRMIAVPYGRMQLVDITQGPLDRAFGVSQLKMVTAAATTGVQIPGLTQAAAEALRDTLIQVAETRRTGL is encoded by the coding sequence ATGACTCAGAACCCAGAGACCGCGCCCCTGAACCCGGCGGAGGGCACTGACCTCGGCGCCCTCGACCAGGGCACCTACACGCGACTGCGCACGGCGCGGAACGAGGCGCGGCTGGAACTCGACGGCACCTGGCACCAGATCTCCCCGCGGTACGTCGTGTCGCAGATCGTGCAGAACGCCATCTTCCTCGCCCTCGTCGTGGCCGCCGCCGTCGTGCTCAACGTCGTGCTCGAGCAGGACTGGGTGTGGATCCCGGCCGGGGTCATCATCCTGATCACTCTCGTGACGCTGATCATCCTCCCGCGTCAGGCCAGGGCGATCGGCTACATGCTCCGCGCCGACGACATCGTGTTCCGCAAGGGCATCCTCTGGCAGCGCATGATCGCGGTGCCCTACGGGCGCATGCAGCTCGTCGACATCACGCAGGGCCCGCTCGACCGCGCCTTCGGCGTGTCCCAGCTCAAGATGGTCACGGCGGCCGCGACCACCGGCGTGCAGATCCCCGGGCTCACGCAGGCGGCGGCCGAGGCGCTCCGCGACACGCTCATCCAGGTGGCCGAGACCCGTCGGACCGGCCTGTGA
- a CDS encoding PH domain-containing protein encodes MGQAPAGVPSTNLADGEWHRMHPLTPLFKGGLALIIVGGIVIANMRDRLIAWLVGQFAPEEAHYDEYAGGDPVDWVLANNLALIALLGVLGLVAVLVAIFWFVWRFQQFRITGDHVEVRKGIIFRSHRRAPLDRVQGVNLTRPFPARIIGLAKLEVVGAGTDANVALEYLATARAEGVRAEILRLASGARAARHAALNPGAPGVPAAPNPSAPTSTRAQLVGSMNEGVNGLLAGVDLQDVVPESVVKIPAGRLIGSQIISGLLWLVFFGVIFAIALGSTLIGILVDGDPDGGIVLLGIGLGMGVPMIIAVVGITWAQISKSLRYSIAPTPDGVRITYGLLTTVTETLPPGRIFAVEVSQSLLWRPFGWWTIKINRMSGKSAAQQSSGSGQQFNVVLPVGKRADVERVLALVLPDVPAESIPALWEQGVVGPTDADPYRTMPRRAWWRRPFSWKRHGYTVTADGLLLRRGIVWRKLAVFPLARLQGVSLSQGPIDRLQRVSGAQVHSVPGPITGYLAGLERADALSLLNDVTAAAAEAASRDRTHRWSEHAAVDVVAPPAPPAPPVFGGPVSAPVAPPVPPAAAPPAPPTGPAARLAPPVFGRPAPAPVAPPSAPPAPPPASPVTPPPVTPPPVPPVTPPPVAPPPVAPPPVPPVTPPVVPPPAPRTAAPAAPPAPPAGPPASAERPEGPSEQ; translated from the coding sequence GTGGGACAGGCACCCGCCGGCGTGCCGTCGACGAATCTCGCGGACGGCGAATGGCACCGGATGCACCCGCTGACCCCGCTGTTCAAGGGGGGCCTGGCGCTCATCATCGTCGGCGGCATCGTGATCGCGAACATGCGCGATCGTCTGATCGCCTGGCTGGTCGGACAGTTCGCGCCCGAGGAGGCGCACTACGACGAGTACGCCGGCGGCGACCCCGTGGACTGGGTTCTCGCCAACAATCTCGCCCTCATCGCGTTGCTCGGTGTGCTCGGTCTCGTCGCGGTTCTCGTGGCGATCTTCTGGTTCGTCTGGCGCTTCCAGCAGTTCCGGATCACCGGCGACCACGTCGAGGTGCGCAAGGGCATCATCTTCCGCTCGCACCGCCGCGCGCCGCTCGATCGCGTGCAGGGCGTGAACCTCACCCGTCCGTTCCCCGCACGCATCATCGGGCTCGCGAAGCTCGAGGTCGTCGGTGCCGGCACCGACGCGAACGTCGCCCTCGAATACCTGGCGACGGCCCGCGCGGAGGGCGTCCGCGCCGAGATCCTCCGGCTCGCCTCCGGTGCGCGCGCCGCCCGGCACGCCGCACTCAACCCGGGCGCGCCCGGGGTACCCGCAGCGCCGAACCCGTCCGCCCCCACGTCCACCAGGGCGCAGCTCGTGGGCTCGATGAACGAGGGCGTCAACGGACTGCTCGCGGGCGTCGACCTGCAGGACGTGGTCCCGGAGAGCGTGGTCAAGATTCCCGCCGGGCGCCTGATCGGATCGCAGATCATCTCCGGGCTGCTCTGGCTGGTGTTCTTCGGCGTGATCTTCGCGATCGCGCTCGGCAGCACCCTCATCGGCATCCTCGTCGACGGAGACCCGGACGGCGGCATCGTGCTCCTCGGCATCGGTCTGGGCATGGGAGTGCCGATGATCATCGCGGTGGTCGGCATCACCTGGGCGCAGATCTCGAAGTCGCTCCGCTACTCGATCGCGCCGACGCCCGACGGCGTCCGCATCACCTACGGTCTGCTCACCACCGTCACCGAGACCCTTCCGCCGGGGCGCATCTTCGCAGTCGAGGTGTCGCAGTCGCTGCTGTGGCGGCCGTTCGGCTGGTGGACCATCAAGATCAACCGCATGAGCGGCAAGAGTGCCGCGCAGCAGTCGTCGGGCAGCGGCCAGCAGTTCAACGTCGTGCTGCCCGTGGGCAAGCGTGCCGATGTCGAGCGCGTGCTCGCGCTGGTGCTGCCGGATGTCCCGGCCGAGAGCATCCCGGCGCTGTGGGAACAGGGCGTCGTCGGTCCCACCGACGCCGACCCGTACCGGACGATGCCGCGTCGGGCATGGTGGCGACGGCCGTTCTCCTGGAAGCGGCACGGGTACACGGTGACTGCGGACGGCCTGCTGCTGCGTCGGGGCATCGTCTGGCGCAAGCTCGCGGTCTTCCCGCTCGCGCGTCTGCAGGGTGTGTCGCTCAGCCAGGGTCCGATCGACCGCCTGCAGCGGGTCTCCGGCGCGCAGGTGCATTCGGTGCCCGGGCCCATCACGGGGTACCTGGCGGGTCTCGAACGTGCCGACGCGCTGTCACTCCTCAATGACGTCACCGCCGCCGCCGCGGAGGCCGCGTCGCGAGACCGCACTCACCGCTGGAGCGAGCACGCGGCCGTCGACGTCGTTGCCCCTCCGGCTCCTCCGGCTCCTCCCGTGTTCGGCGGTCCGGTTTCCGCGCCCGTCGCGCCGCCCGTCCCTCCGGCCGCTGCTCCGCCGGCTCCGCCCACGGGGCCCGCCGCACGGCTCGCTCCACCGGTGTTCGGGCGACCGGCGCCCGCGCCGGTCGCGCCGCCCTCGGCGCCGCCAGCGCCACCGCCGGCCTCGCCGGTCACGCCTCCTCCGGTGACCCCGCCTCCCGTTCCTCCGGTGACGCCACCCCCGGTCGCGCCACCCCCGGTCGCGCCGCCGCCGGTTCCGCCGGTGACGCCGCCGGTCGTGCCCCCGCCGGCTCCTCGGACGGCGGCTCCCGCGGCGCCCCCTGCTCCGCCCGCGGGCCCGCCTGCGTCGGCGGAGCGACCCGAAGGGCCGAGCGAGCAGTGA
- a CDS encoding DUF2520 domain-containing protein, whose protein sequence is MARDGRLGIGIVGAGRVGPVLGAALAGAGHAVVGITSGSDDERASAVLPGVPVLDTQEVVRRAELVILAVPSDQLASLVAGIAEVGGWQIGQLVLHTDPAQGIEVLRPAAERGAIPLAVHPAITFTGTSIDLRQLQAGFAAVTAPAAVLPIAQALAVEMGCEPVVIAETDRAAYADAIATATEFSRSIIGQSTSRLRDIGVENPGGFLSALVQSTVERALRDASDPPPLI, encoded by the coding sequence GTGGCGCGCGACGGCCGGCTCGGCATCGGCATCGTCGGAGCCGGCCGTGTGGGTCCCGTCCTGGGGGCGGCGCTGGCGGGAGCAGGACACGCGGTCGTCGGGATCACCTCGGGTTCGGACGACGAACGCGCGTCCGCGGTGCTCCCGGGTGTGCCGGTGCTCGACACCCAGGAGGTGGTGCGGCGGGCGGAGCTGGTGATCCTCGCCGTCCCGTCCGATCAGCTCGCCTCGTTGGTCGCCGGCATCGCCGAGGTCGGCGGGTGGCAGATCGGGCAGCTCGTCCTGCACACCGACCCCGCCCAGGGGATCGAGGTGCTGCGGCCGGCGGCGGAACGGGGTGCCATCCCGCTGGCGGTCCATCCGGCGATCACGTTCACGGGCACCTCGATCGATCTGCGGCAGCTGCAGGCGGGCTTCGCCGCGGTCACCGCTCCCGCCGCGGTGCTGCCCATCGCGCAGGCGCTGGCCGTGGAGATGGGCTGCGAGCCGGTCGTCATCGCCGAGACGGATCGTGCGGCCTATGCCGATGCGATCGCGACGGCCACGGAGTTCTCCCGCTCGATCATCGGGCAGTCCACGTCGCGGCTCCGCGACATCGGTGTCGAGAACCCGGGGGGATTCCTCTCCGCCCTCGTGCAGTCGACGGTGGAGCGGGCGTTGCGTGACGCGTCCGATCCTCCTCCGCTGATCTGA
- a CDS encoding DUF2207 domain-containing protein yields the protein MAPTRIIRASAVLAVTLFAVLLPGGAHAAERPIAAAAADVDDFSYATWDAVYDVGLDDEGRARMHVTETLVARFPDADQNRGIVRGLATTYKGAGIDTRVLAVTDENGAAVPYETDEDDGTLFVLTGDDDFVRGLTTYVIEYEMSDVIVGSAPDATGSRSADEFYWDLLPLDSTQPIEAFHADIRFDAALSAHLTGATKCYTGPSGATDPCDLEGPLSDGDDTAFRVESAALSAGDGVTVAIGFDPGTVTQPAARTPNPIADVGPVAAAVGAVGLSAAGWAAAVAATRRSRRATGIIVAQYDVPDDQPPLLAAALIPGAKNVVPAEIVHLAVRGAMRIEEGASAEAPRLRRNPQGTPPSPLDEAALSALFAGATADGVVDLPTASEKFAARMTALTAKGEKEARRRGLTTKARNRAAMILQGVAIAVAGVGLIVAVGAVASGRLAAGPGLLAISIGTLLVLVSSFFTFSRHTVLTPEGAKAFEYLEGVREFIRVAEEDRLQMLQSYTGAERRAVDGADVIHVYERLLPYAMLFGMEDEWGRVLENAYTRAAHGPDWIGDPGSFALRATLVAFMSSSTAAATYSAPSTGTSSSTGGSFGGGFSGGGGGGGFSGGR from the coding sequence ATGGCCCCCACCCGGATCATCCGAGCGAGCGCCGTCCTCGCCGTCACTCTCTTCGCCGTCCTCCTGCCGGGAGGGGCACACGCCGCCGAGCGTCCGATCGCTGCGGCGGCCGCCGACGTCGACGACTTCTCGTATGCCACATGGGACGCGGTCTACGACGTCGGCCTCGACGACGAAGGGCGGGCGCGCATGCACGTGACCGAGACCCTCGTCGCCCGGTTCCCCGACGCCGACCAGAACCGGGGGATCGTGCGCGGCCTGGCGACCACCTACAAGGGAGCGGGGATCGACACGCGCGTGCTCGCGGTCACCGATGAGAACGGCGCCGCCGTCCCATACGAGACGGACGAGGACGACGGCACGCTCTTCGTCCTCACCGGCGACGACGACTTCGTCCGCGGCCTCACGACCTACGTCATCGAATACGAGATGAGCGACGTCATCGTGGGCAGCGCGCCCGACGCGACCGGTTCCCGTTCGGCCGACGAGTTCTACTGGGACCTCCTCCCGCTCGACAGCACTCAGCCGATCGAGGCGTTCCACGCCGACATCCGCTTCGACGCCGCGCTGAGCGCCCACCTCACCGGGGCGACGAAGTGCTACACCGGGCCGTCGGGCGCGACCGATCCCTGCGACCTCGAGGGACCGCTCTCGGACGGCGACGACACAGCGTTCCGCGTGGAATCCGCCGCGCTCTCCGCGGGGGACGGCGTGACCGTCGCCATCGGCTTCGACCCGGGCACCGTCACCCAGCCCGCCGCCCGGACGCCGAACCCGATCGCCGACGTCGGTCCGGTCGCCGCAGCGGTCGGCGCCGTCGGTCTCTCCGCGGCCGGTTGGGCAGCGGCGGTGGCCGCCACCCGCCGCAGCCGCCGTGCCACCGGCATCATCGTGGCGCAGTACGACGTGCCCGACGACCAGCCGCCGCTGCTCGCCGCCGCCCTCATCCCGGGGGCGAAGAACGTCGTGCCCGCAGAGATCGTGCACCTCGCCGTGCGCGGCGCAATGCGGATCGAGGAGGGGGCGTCGGCGGAAGCGCCGCGACTGCGTCGGAATCCGCAGGGGACGCCGCCCAGCCCGCTCGACGAGGCCGCCCTGTCGGCCCTGTTCGCGGGCGCCACCGCCGACGGTGTCGTGGATCTGCCGACCGCCAGCGAGAAGTTCGCCGCCCGGATGACCGCGCTCACGGCGAAGGGCGAGAAGGAGGCCCGCCGACGCGGACTCACCACGAAGGCCCGCAACCGCGCCGCGATGATCCTCCAGGGGGTCGCGATCGCCGTCGCCGGCGTCGGCCTCATCGTGGCCGTGGGCGCCGTCGCCTCCGGACGCCTCGCGGCGGGCCCCGGGCTCCTCGCCATCTCGATCGGCACGCTGCTCGTCCTCGTCTCGAGCTTCTTCACCTTCTCCCGGCACACGGTCCTCACGCCGGAAGGGGCGAAGGCCTTCGAGTACCTGGAAGGAGTGCGCGAGTTCATCCGCGTCGCCGAAGAGGACCGCCTGCAGATGCTCCAGTCCTATACGGGAGCCGAACGCCGTGCCGTCGACGGTGCCGACGTCATCCACGTCTACGAACGCCTGCTCCCCTACGCGATGCTGTTCGGCATGGAGGACGAGTGGGGTCGCGTGCTCGAGAACGCCTACACGCGGGCGGCGCACGGCCCGGACTGGATCGGTGACCCCGGATCCTTCGCACTCCGCGCCACCCTCGTGGCCTTCATGAGCTCGTCCACGGCGGCGGCGACGTACTCGGCTCCGTCCACGGGGACCTCGTCCAGCACGGGTGGGTCCTTCGGCGGAGGGTTCTCCGGCGGGGGCGGCGGAGGCGGATTCTCCGGCGGGCGCTGA
- the lysS gene encoding lysine--tRNA ligase — protein MTDAPAAPETASAASSPEEDIHEQKAVRLAKRERLIEKRADAGGGAFPVAVPVTHTIPALRAEYGDLEAGAETGVIVGVAGRVVFSRNTGKLCFATLQAGDGSRIQAMISLANVGEESLADWKEYVDLGDHVFVHGEVISSRRGELSIMADDWAIASKAILPLPNAYAELSEEGRVRSRYLDLIVREQARTTVRARAAVNASLRATFASHGYLEVETPMLQVQHGGASARPFVTHSNAFDTELYLRIAPELYLKRAVVGGIERVFEINRNFRNEGADSTHSPEFAMLEAYQAYGDYNQMAALTQELVQQAAIAVAGSTTVTWADGTEYDLGGEWDRISMYESLSAAAGRTVTPEDSVEDLIAFAEANGVDVPPQATHGKLVEELWEHFVKGDLVRPTFVMDFPVDTSPLVREHRSIEGVVEKWDLYIRGFELATGYSELVDPVIQRERFVEQAKLAARGDVEAMPIDEEFLRALEHGMPPSGGMGMGIDRLLMAITGLGIRETILFPLVK, from the coding sequence ATGACTGACGCGCCCGCCGCGCCCGAAACGGCCTCGGCCGCCTCTTCCCCCGAAGAGGACATCCACGAGCAGAAGGCCGTTCGCCTCGCCAAGCGCGAGCGTCTGATCGAGAAGCGCGCGGACGCCGGCGGCGGCGCCTTCCCCGTCGCTGTTCCCGTGACGCACACGATCCCCGCTCTGCGCGCGGAGTACGGAGACCTCGAGGCCGGAGCCGAGACCGGCGTGATCGTCGGCGTGGCCGGTCGTGTGGTGTTCAGCCGCAACACCGGCAAGCTCTGCTTCGCCACGCTGCAGGCCGGCGACGGCTCGCGGATCCAGGCGATGATCTCGCTCGCCAACGTGGGGGAGGAGTCGCTGGCGGACTGGAAGGAGTACGTCGACCTGGGTGACCACGTCTTCGTGCACGGCGAGGTCATCTCCAGCCGCCGCGGGGAACTGTCGATCATGGCGGACGACTGGGCCATCGCGTCCAAGGCGATCCTCCCGCTGCCCAACGCGTACGCCGAGCTCAGCGAAGAGGGCCGCGTCCGCAGCCGATACCTCGACCTCATCGTGCGTGAGCAGGCCCGCACGACCGTCCGTGCCCGCGCCGCGGTGAACGCGAGCCTGCGGGCGACCTTCGCCAGCCACGGATACCTCGAGGTGGAGACGCCCATGCTGCAGGTGCAGCACGGCGGCGCCTCGGCCCGCCCCTTCGTCACCCACTCCAACGCGTTCGACACCGAGCTCTACCTCCGCATCGCCCCGGAGCTGTACCTCAAGCGTGCGGTCGTCGGGGGCATCGAGCGCGTGTTCGAGATCAACCGGAACTTCCGCAACGAGGGAGCGGATTCGACGCACAGCCCCGAGTTCGCGATGCTCGAGGCCTATCAGGCCTACGGTGACTACAACCAGATGGCGGCGCTGACGCAGGAGCTCGTGCAGCAGGCGGCGATCGCGGTCGCCGGCTCGACCACCGTGACCTGGGCCGACGGCACCGAATACGACCTGGGCGGTGAGTGGGACCGGATCTCGATGTACGAGTCGCTCTCGGCCGCGGCGGGCCGGACCGTCACGCCGGAGGACTCCGTCGAGGACCTCATCGCGTTCGCCGAGGCGAACGGCGTGGACGTGCCGCCCCAGGCCACCCACGGCAAGCTCGTCGAGGAGCTCTGGGAGCACTTCGTGAAGGGCGACCTCGTGCGCCCGACCTTCGTCATGGACTTCCCCGTCGACACCTCGCCGCTCGTCCGTGAGCACCGCTCCATCGAGGGCGTCGTGGAGAAGTGGGATCTCTACATCCGCGGGTTCGAGCTGGCGACGGGCTACTCCGAGCTCGTGGACCCGGTGATCCAGCGGGAGCGCTTCGTGGAGCAGGCGAAGCTCGCCGCCCGCGGTGACGTCGAGGCGATGCCGATCGATGAGGAGTTCCTGCGTGCCCTCGAGCACGGCATGCCGCCGTCCGGTGGGATGGGCATGGGGATCGATCGCCTGCTCATGGCGATCACGGGGCTCGGCATCCGCGAGACCATCCTCTTCCCGCTCGTCAAGTAG
- a CDS encoding DUF4192 family protein produces MTTVLRASDSAQFLGIVPALAGFTPRESIALLPFRGTRSDGAMRLDLPDAALPLTRYAAAAVELVVRVPATDALAVVVYTDEHPQHTPDGVVLPQAVTVDTLLACAEGAGLRVIEALCVTPDGWGRYDDTEPVLHSLSEIVPPPGATALGDVSGDQLSGAGLPSAPAGESRQVARVLRGLDGALGGRSASRSHDPQVIAASVLMEDIPAFLESVLDAPDSLPAVAVAALVWCLGRPPVRDTAIAQWATDHRRGIRTMEAQLAFATEGARVPDDIAHVFLGRGAAPDGDRLRAALLAVRHAAARAPRAARPGPLTVAAWLSWALGRATHAGRYLDLAREIDPSYSLALLLDTLISGAVLPEWAFRGRRSE; encoded by the coding sequence ATGACAACCGTGCTCCGCGCCTCCGACTCCGCCCAGTTCCTCGGCATCGTGCCCGCTCTCGCCGGCTTCACGCCGCGCGAGAGCATCGCCCTGCTCCCCTTCCGCGGCACCCGCAGCGACGGCGCGATGCGCCTCGATCTCCCGGACGCCGCGCTCCCGCTGACGCGCTACGCCGCGGCCGCCGTCGAGCTGGTGGTCCGCGTCCCCGCGACCGACGCGCTGGCCGTCGTCGTGTACACCGACGAGCACCCGCAGCACACGCCCGACGGCGTCGTCCTTCCGCAGGCCGTCACCGTGGACACCCTGCTCGCCTGCGCCGAGGGGGCCGGGCTGCGGGTGATCGAGGCGCTGTGCGTGACGCCGGACGGTTGGGGCCGCTACGACGACACCGAGCCGGTGCTGCACTCACTGTCGGAGATCGTCCCCCCACCCGGGGCGACCGCGCTCGGCGACGTCTCCGGCGATCAGCTCTCCGGCGCGGGGCTCCCCTCCGCGCCCGCGGGCGAGAGCCGTCAGGTCGCGCGCGTGCTCCGGGGTCTCGACGGCGCGCTCGGCGGAAGGTCCGCGTCCCGCTCCCACGACCCGCAGGTCATCGCGGCATCCGTCCTGATGGAGGACATCCCGGCGTTCCTCGAGTCGGTGCTCGACGCGCCGGATTCCCTGCCGGCCGTGGCCGTCGCGGCGCTGGTCTGGTGCCTCGGCCGTCCGCCGGTGCGCGACACCGCGATCGCGCAATGGGCCACCGACCATCGCCGGGGCATCCGGACCATGGAGGCCCAACTCGCCTTCGCCACCGAGGGCGCGCGGGTGCCCGACGACATCGCGCACGTGTTCCTGGGTCGCGGCGCGGCACCGGACGGCGACCGACTGCGTGCCGCGCTGCTCGCCGTCCGGCATGCCGCCGCGCGCGCACCGCGGGCGGCGCGTCCCGGCCCCCTCACGGTCGCCGCCTGGCTGTCCTGGGCTCTCGGCCGCGCCACCCATGCCGGCCGTTATCTCGACCTCGCGCGCGAGATCGACCCCTCCTACAGCCTCGCGCTGCTGCTCGACACCCTGATCTCCGGCGCGGTCCTCCCAGAATGGGCGTTCCGGGGGCGGCGGAGCGAATGA